ATATGTGTTACAGATTAGTACTCCATTGTGATTTTAGTGCCATAACTCATATCTTCAAGCTTTGTGGCTTCAGTGATTACTGACATTTTACCACCACCCTCGATAAAGTATAGTGCAGCTTGAATTTTCGGTGCCATACTGCCCTCTGCAAACTGCCCCTCTTTAAGGAGTTTCGTGGCATCGGCATGGTTTAAAAATTCGAGCTTTTTCTCGTCAGGTTTTTTGTAGTTGATATATACGTAAGGCACATCGGTTAAAATATAGAACTCATCGGCTCCTACTTTTCGTCCGACCATTGCACTGGCGAGGTCTTTATCTATGACGGCTTCTAAGGGGCGTAATTGATTGTTTTCGTCGTAATATACGGGTATTCCTCCTCCACCAACGGTTATAACAATTTTTCCTTCGCGTGCCAATTGGTTAACTGTTTTGCTATTCATAAAGTCAATTGGCTTTGGCGATGGCACTACACGCCTAAATCCGCCATTGGCTTTTACCTCCTCTTTAAAAACCCACCCTTTTTCGGCAACAAGTTTGTCAGCATCCTCTTTTGTGTAGATTTTTCCCACTCTTTTGGTGGGATTATTGAAAGCTGGGTCG
This sequence is a window from Bacteroidales bacterium. Protein-coding genes within it:
- the arcC gene encoding carbamate kinase — encoded protein: MKKNKLAVVAFGGNALLRGNQIGTIEEQEANTADTMKNILYLIEEGYDLILAHGNGPQVGNILMRNDAGEQTYGIPQMPMDVAVADSQGSIGYMLERALRNVLLKKGIEKEIITMVTQVIVDKNDPAFNNPTKRVGKIYTKEDADKLVAEKGWVFKEEVKANGGFRRVVPSPKPIDFMNSKTVNQLAREGKIVITVGGGGIPVYYDENNQLRPLEAVIDKDLASAMVGRKVGADEFYILTDVPYVYINYKKPDEKKLEFLNHADATKLLKEGQFAEGSMAPKIQAALYFIEGGGKMSVITEATKLEDMSYGTKITMEY